Proteins encoded together in one Triticum dicoccoides isolate Atlit2015 ecotype Zavitan chromosome 7B, WEW_v2.0, whole genome shotgun sequence window:
- the LOC119341730 gene encoding serine carboxypeptidase-like — translation MGPTGQSRTLLLLLLAAAAAAAPEHESLLRLPSSARSLAPKTPRSTGAELIRALNLHPRDAFPRRPDGVGIGGSDALPAGTLVERPIRLASLVAGDDGGGGTSVSNLGHHAGYYRLPTTHDARLFYFFFESRQHKKEDPMVIWLAGGPGCSSTSGTVSCFAAYFVCNTIFSSIRLIIGNKNYYDVRKPCVGSLCYDFYNLEKFLNLKSVRQSLGVGDIEFVSCSPTVYQAMLLDWMRNLEVGIPELLENDIKVLIYAGEYDLICNWLGNSRCVDSMEWSGKKAFMSSVEKPFTVDGKEADILKSHGPLSFFEGPRFWSHGTHGSTEGRLGDAQEVDVRKPFRRLLELSEARLRHIIHPCAGY, via the exons atgggacccacaggtcagtctCGCACCCTGTTGCTtctgctcctcgccgccgccgccgccgccgcgccagagCACGAATCCTTGCTCCGCCTCCCCTCCTCGGCGCGCTCCCTCGCCCCGAAGACCCCCCGCTCCACCGGCGCCGAACTCATCCGCGCCCTCAACCTCCACCCTCGCGACGCCTTCCCCCGCCGCCCCGACGGCGTCGGCATCGGCGGCAGCGATGCTCTCCCGGCCGGAACCCTCGTCGAGAGGCCGATCCGCCTTGCGTCtctggtggccggagacgacggcggcggcggcacgtcGGTGAGCAACCTCGGGCACCACGCCGGGTACTACCGCCTCCCCACCACTCACGACGCCAG gctcttctacttcttcttcgaatcCAGGCAGCACAAGAAGGAGGACCCCATGGTGATCTGGCTGGCGGGAGGGCCCGGCTGCAGCA GTACCTCTGGCACTGTATCTTGCTTTGCTGCCTATTTTGTTTGCAATACAATATTCAGTTCCATCAGGTTGATAATCGGGAACAAAAAT TATTATGACGTCAGGAAGCCATGCGTGGGGAGCCTATGCTATGATTTTTATAACTTGGAGAAGTTTCTCAATCTGAAATCTGTCAGACAGAGCCTAGGCGTTGGAGACATAGAGTTTGTTTCCTGCAGCCCGACCGTCTATCAGGCTATGCTCTTAGATTGGATGAGGAACCTTGAAGTTGGGATCCCTGAACTCCTTGAGAACGATATCAAAGTGCTGATTTATGCTGGAGAGTATGATCTCATATGCAACTGGCTAG GAAACTCAAGATGCGTAGACTCTATGGAATGGTCTGGAAAGAAAGCCTTCATGTCCTCGGTGGAGAAACCCTTCACGGTTGATGGAAAAGAAGCCGACATTCTAAAAAGCCACGGCCCTTTGAGTTTTTTTGAAG GTCCACGATTCTGGTCACATGGTACCCATGGATCAACTGAAGGCCGCCTTGGAGATGCTCAAGAGGTGGATGTCAGGAAACCTTTCAGACGCCTCCTCGAGCTCTCAGAGGCTCGACTTCGCCATATAATCCATCCTTGCGCTGGCTACTAG